The proteins below come from a single Seriola aureovittata isolate HTS-2021-v1 ecotype China chromosome 23, ASM2101889v1, whole genome shotgun sequence genomic window:
- the ttc29 gene encoding tetratricopeptide repeat protein 29 isoform X2 produces the protein MDIPQEKMDTAETRKRTASFLPDITTNSNKWKRSSQYQIKSVSDKPAHILSKEEVAQSRNSLKQNICVKMLQEGYHRSFSEVFSLLKSEQEWREAAEPGSALRLQTPLEEQSDKLETMRRHLNRAEEAERIGSWTRVCEQRLLLARCFTAPEDLWLSLHFYHSCADRKQGGRSRPATDARASMAELYLQQGELQQAMHQAELCVKQAEEGGWLDSTGRPLKLQACQTLWGIYNQLADAPLDAANYEEALKLLHKGYNIATESEDKQIQGEATYRLGAAYQRTGDHDTAKKFFSTCMQIYGTLQDADGLVKAYKAMAKSMESGGQIDDTVQCLEKLVDITQSNGLQRNLADAYLCLGNIYFKMGQFERACEFFLQGYEVACNIEDVALLQKAQVLVGSARARCLIRKYRADVKSATPTALRRLVAWKDTRGCEEFSPDSTDPAAGTNSLSDNDPGEHQ, from the exons atggataTTCCCCAG GAGAAGATGGACACCGCTGAGACACGGAAGCGCACCGCGTCATTTCTACCAGACATTACCACCAACAGCAACAAATGGAAGAGAAGTTCCCAGTATCAGATCAA ATCAGTCTCAGATAAACCAGCTCACATCCTCTCCAAGGAAGAAGTTGCACA gTCCAGAAACAGTCTGAAACAGAACATCTGTGTGAAGATGCTTCAAGAAGGTTACCACAG gtcgTTCTCCGAGGTTTTCTCTTTGCTGAAGTCTGAGCAGGAGTGGAGGGAGGCGGCTGAACCTGGTTCAGCTCTCAGGCTTCAGACTCCACTGGAGGAACAGAGCGATAAACTGGAGACCATGAGGCGGCACCTGAACCGGGCCGAGGAGGCTGAAAGGAtcg gctccTGGACCAGGGTGTGTGAGCAGCGCCTGTTGTTGGCTCGGTGCTTCACGGCTCCTGAGGATCTGTGGCTGAGTTTGCACTTCTACCACAGCTGTGCAGACAGAAAGCAAGGGGGGCGCTCGAGACCAGCCACCGACGCCCGGGCCTCCATGGCTGAGCTCTACCTGCAGCAAG GAGAGCTGCAGCAGGCGATGCATCAGGCGGAGCTGTGCGTCAAGCAGGCTGAAGAAGGCGGCTGGCTGGACTCCACCGGTCGGCCCCTGAAGCTCCAGGCTTGCCAGACACTGTGGGGCATCTACAACCAGCTCGCCGATGCTCCGCTGGACGCCGCAAACTACGAAGAGGCCCTGAAGCTGCTCCACAAGGGCTACAACATAGCCACTGAGT CTGAAGACAAACAGATCCAAGGGGAGGCCACCTATCGACTGGGAGCGGCCTATCAGCGCACAGGAGACCATGACACGGCCAAAAAG TTCTTCAGCACTTGCATGCAGATTTACGGCACACTGCAGGACGCAGACGGACTGGTGAAGGCCTACAAGGCTATGGCCAAGTCTATggagag tgggGGACAAATAGATGACACTGTCCAGTGTCTGGAGAAGTTAGTCGACATCACTCAAAGCAATGGACTGCAACGCAACCTGGCGGACGCCTACTTGTGTCTGGGCAACATCTACTTCAAAAtg ggTCAGTTCGAGAGAGCTTGTGAGTTCTTCCTTCAGGGTTATGAAGTGGCCTGTAACATAGAAGACGTGGCTCTGCTGCAGAAAGCACAG GTGTTGGTGGGCAGCGCCCGCGCTCGCTGCCTGATCAGAAAATACCGCGCTGACGTGAAGTCGGCCACGCCCACGGCCCTGCGACGACTGGTGGCCTGGAAAGACACCAGAGGATGTGAGGAGTTCAGTCCAGACTCTACAGATCCTGCTGCTGGTACTAACTCCTTATCAGACAATGATCCTGGTGAACACCAGTAA
- the ttc29 gene encoding tetratricopeptide repeat protein 29 isoform X1, producing MFYIKNNVFKLCNVCFLFPEILTISVSLHQQMDIPQEKMDTAETRKRTASFLPDITTNSNKWKRSSQYQIKSVSDKPAHILSKEEVAQSRNSLKQNICVKMLQEGYHRSFSEVFSLLKSEQEWREAAEPGSALRLQTPLEEQSDKLETMRRHLNRAEEAERIGSWTRVCEQRLLLARCFTAPEDLWLSLHFYHSCADRKQGGRSRPATDARASMAELYLQQGELQQAMHQAELCVKQAEEGGWLDSTGRPLKLQACQTLWGIYNQLADAPLDAANYEEALKLLHKGYNIATESEDKQIQGEATYRLGAAYQRTGDHDTAKKFFSTCMQIYGTLQDADGLVKAYKAMAKSMESGGQIDDTVQCLEKLVDITQSNGLQRNLADAYLCLGNIYFKMGQFERACEFFLQGYEVACNIEDVALLQKAQVLVGSARARCLIRKYRADVKSATPTALRRLVAWKDTRGCEEFSPDSTDPAAGTNSLSDNDPGEHQ from the exons atgttttacatcaagaataatgtttttaaactttgtaaCGTCTGTTTTTTG tttccAGAGATTTTAACCATATCTgtcagtcttcatcagcagatggataTTCCCCAG GAGAAGATGGACACCGCTGAGACACGGAAGCGCACCGCGTCATTTCTACCAGACATTACCACCAACAGCAACAAATGGAAGAGAAGTTCCCAGTATCAGATCAA ATCAGTCTCAGATAAACCAGCTCACATCCTCTCCAAGGAAGAAGTTGCACA gTCCAGAAACAGTCTGAAACAGAACATCTGTGTGAAGATGCTTCAAGAAGGTTACCACAG gtcgTTCTCCGAGGTTTTCTCTTTGCTGAAGTCTGAGCAGGAGTGGAGGGAGGCGGCTGAACCTGGTTCAGCTCTCAGGCTTCAGACTCCACTGGAGGAACAGAGCGATAAACTGGAGACCATGAGGCGGCACCTGAACCGGGCCGAGGAGGCTGAAAGGAtcg gctccTGGACCAGGGTGTGTGAGCAGCGCCTGTTGTTGGCTCGGTGCTTCACGGCTCCTGAGGATCTGTGGCTGAGTTTGCACTTCTACCACAGCTGTGCAGACAGAAAGCAAGGGGGGCGCTCGAGACCAGCCACCGACGCCCGGGCCTCCATGGCTGAGCTCTACCTGCAGCAAG GAGAGCTGCAGCAGGCGATGCATCAGGCGGAGCTGTGCGTCAAGCAGGCTGAAGAAGGCGGCTGGCTGGACTCCACCGGTCGGCCCCTGAAGCTCCAGGCTTGCCAGACACTGTGGGGCATCTACAACCAGCTCGCCGATGCTCCGCTGGACGCCGCAAACTACGAAGAGGCCCTGAAGCTGCTCCACAAGGGCTACAACATAGCCACTGAGT CTGAAGACAAACAGATCCAAGGGGAGGCCACCTATCGACTGGGAGCGGCCTATCAGCGCACAGGAGACCATGACACGGCCAAAAAG TTCTTCAGCACTTGCATGCAGATTTACGGCACACTGCAGGACGCAGACGGACTGGTGAAGGCCTACAAGGCTATGGCCAAGTCTATggagag tgggGGACAAATAGATGACACTGTCCAGTGTCTGGAGAAGTTAGTCGACATCACTCAAAGCAATGGACTGCAACGCAACCTGGCGGACGCCTACTTGTGTCTGGGCAACATCTACTTCAAAAtg ggTCAGTTCGAGAGAGCTTGTGAGTTCTTCCTTCAGGGTTATGAAGTGGCCTGTAACATAGAAGACGTGGCTCTGCTGCAGAAAGCACAG GTGTTGGTGGGCAGCGCCCGCGCTCGCTGCCTGATCAGAAAATACCGCGCTGACGTGAAGTCGGCCACGCCCACGGCCCTGCGACGACTGGTGGCCTGGAAAGACACCAGAGGATGTGAGGAGTTCAGTCCAGACTCTACAGATCCTGCTGCTGGTACTAACTCCTTATCAGACAATGATCCTGGTGAACACCAGTAA
- the LOC130164154 gene encoding endothelin receptor type B-like isoform X1 — translation MVSGVKAADSEKGSRLGSRLGSGSTSMPGMFTVLPVVWCLVFASPVGCRGNFSSDQMMSDLPDLLSTVPPGVDYRIRTSDREPHPAQQTVNKPLSPLEHGLGKLKHSSKLKHKHERNPPSSSSNSSLAVHKRLAPPPSCVHETSIKTAFKYINTVMSCVIFAVGIIGNATLLRIIYQNKSMRNGPNALIASLALGDLIYIAIDIPINVYKLLAMRWPFADSAFGLFLCKLFPFLQKASVGITVLNLCALSVDRYRAVASWSRIQGTGVPTVTAVEIVVIWLLSMVLAVPEAIGFNMVTFEYKNMTMKTCMLQPNTAFMTFYRDAKDWWLFSFYFCVPLACSAVFYGLMTCEMLRHQKGSLRISLSEHLKQRREVAKAVFCLVLIFALCWFPLHLSRLLKRTIYKSHDARRCGLLNFLLVLDYFSINMATINSCINPIILFFVSKKFKNCFKSCLCCWCYSGSFSNSMLPLHHGTSLQYKHTDH, via the exons ATGGTTTCTGGGGTCAAAGCAGCAGATTCAGAAAAGGGTTCTAGACTGGGATCCAGATTGGGTTCCGGTTCTACATCCATGCCAGGGATGTTTACCGTGCTGCCGGTCGTCTGGTGTTTGGTGTTTGCCTCTCCGGTCGGTTGCCGCGGTAACTTCTCGTCAGATCAGATGATGTCGGACCTGCCCGACCTCCTCAGCACCGTTCCACCTGGAGTGGACTATCGTATCCGCACCTCAGACCGAGAGCCACATCCGGCGCAACAGACTGTGAACAAGCCGCTGTCGCCTCTGGAGCACGGACTGGGGAAGCTGAAACACTCCAGCAAgttgaaacacaaacatgaaagaaatcCTCCCTCGTCTTCCTCCAACTCATCTCTGGCAGTTCACAAGCGCCTGGCGCCGCCCCCTAGCTGCGTTCACGAGACATCGATAAAAACCGCCTTCAAGTACATCAACACGGTCATGTCCTGCGTGATCTTTGCTGTGGGGATCATTGGAAACGCCACCCTGCTGAGGATTatctaccaaaataaaagcatgaggAATGGACCGAATGCTCTCATAGCCAGCTTGGCCCTGGGAGACCTGATATACATCGCCATTGACATACCAATCAACGTCTACAAG ctcctGGCGATGCGGTGGCCGTTTGCCGACAGTGCATTTGGTCTGTTCCTCTGCAAGCTGTTCCCCTTCCTGCAGAAAGCGTCAGTCGGCATCACCGTCCTCAATCTGTGTGCGCTAAGTGTcgacag GTATCGCGCAGTGGCGTCCTGGTCTCGGATACAGGGCACAGGCGTTCCCACGGTAACGGCGGTGGAAATCGTGGTGATCTGgctgctgtccatggtgctggcTGTGCCGGAGGCCATCGGCTTCAACATGGTCACCTTCGAATACAAGAACATGACCATGAAGACCTGCATGTTGCAGCCCAACACGGCTTTCAtgact TTCTACCGGGACGCGAAGGACTGGTGGCTGTTCAGCTTCTACTTCTGCGTCCCTCTGGCCTGCTCCGCTGTTTTCTACGGCCTGATGACCTGCGAGATGCTCCGACACCAGAAAGGAAGTCTGAGGATCTCGCTGAGTGAACACCTGAAAcag CGTAGAGAAGTAGCGAAAGCCGTGTTCTGCCTGGTGCTGATCTTTGCTCTGTGCTGGTTTCCGCTGCATCTGAGTCGCCTGCTGAAGAGGACCATCTACAAATCCCATGATGCACGGCGGTGCGGCTTATTAAA TTTCCTGTTGGTGCTTGACTACTTCAGTATCAACATGGCGACCATCAATTCCTGCATCAATCCCATAATCCTCTTCTTCGTCTCCAAGAAGTTCAAGAACTGCttcaag tcCTGTCTGTGTTGCTGGTGTTATTCTGGCTCTTTCTCTAACAGTATGCTGCCGCTCCATCATGGGACGAGTCTGCAgtacaaacacactgaccactga
- the LOC130164154 gene encoding endothelin receptor type B-like isoform X2 — MVSGVKAADSEKGSRLGSRLGSGSTSMPGMFTVLPVVWCLVFASPVGCRGNFSSDQMMSDLPDLLSTVPPGVDYRIRTSDREPHPAQQTVNKPLSPLEHGLGKLKHSSKLKHKHERNPPSSSSNSSLAVHKRLAPPPSCVHETSIKTAFKYINTVMSCVIFAVGIIGNATLLRIIYQNKSMRNGPNALIASLALGDLIYIAIDIPINVYKLLAMRWPFADSAFGLFLCKLFPFLQKASVGITVLNLCALSVDRYRAVASWSRIQGTGVPTVTAVEIVVIWLLSMVLAVPEAIGFNMVTFEYKNMTMKTCMLQPNTAFMTFYRDAKDWWLFSFYFCVPLACSAVFYGLMTCEMLRHQKGSLRISLSEHLKQRREVAKAVFCLVLIFALCWFPLHLSRLLKRTIYKSHDARRCGLLNFLLVLDYFSINMATINSCINPIILFFVSKKFKNCFKYAAAPSWDESAVQTH; from the exons ATGGTTTCTGGGGTCAAAGCAGCAGATTCAGAAAAGGGTTCTAGACTGGGATCCAGATTGGGTTCCGGTTCTACATCCATGCCAGGGATGTTTACCGTGCTGCCGGTCGTCTGGTGTTTGGTGTTTGCCTCTCCGGTCGGTTGCCGCGGTAACTTCTCGTCAGATCAGATGATGTCGGACCTGCCCGACCTCCTCAGCACCGTTCCACCTGGAGTGGACTATCGTATCCGCACCTCAGACCGAGAGCCACATCCGGCGCAACAGACTGTGAACAAGCCGCTGTCGCCTCTGGAGCACGGACTGGGGAAGCTGAAACACTCCAGCAAgttgaaacacaaacatgaaagaaatcCTCCCTCGTCTTCCTCCAACTCATCTCTGGCAGTTCACAAGCGCCTGGCGCCGCCCCCTAGCTGCGTTCACGAGACATCGATAAAAACCGCCTTCAAGTACATCAACACGGTCATGTCCTGCGTGATCTTTGCTGTGGGGATCATTGGAAACGCCACCCTGCTGAGGATTatctaccaaaataaaagcatgaggAATGGACCGAATGCTCTCATAGCCAGCTTGGCCCTGGGAGACCTGATATACATCGCCATTGACATACCAATCAACGTCTACAAG ctcctGGCGATGCGGTGGCCGTTTGCCGACAGTGCATTTGGTCTGTTCCTCTGCAAGCTGTTCCCCTTCCTGCAGAAAGCGTCAGTCGGCATCACCGTCCTCAATCTGTGTGCGCTAAGTGTcgacag GTATCGCGCAGTGGCGTCCTGGTCTCGGATACAGGGCACAGGCGTTCCCACGGTAACGGCGGTGGAAATCGTGGTGATCTGgctgctgtccatggtgctggcTGTGCCGGAGGCCATCGGCTTCAACATGGTCACCTTCGAATACAAGAACATGACCATGAAGACCTGCATGTTGCAGCCCAACACGGCTTTCAtgact TTCTACCGGGACGCGAAGGACTGGTGGCTGTTCAGCTTCTACTTCTGCGTCCCTCTGGCCTGCTCCGCTGTTTTCTACGGCCTGATGACCTGCGAGATGCTCCGACACCAGAAAGGAAGTCTGAGGATCTCGCTGAGTGAACACCTGAAAcag CGTAGAGAAGTAGCGAAAGCCGTGTTCTGCCTGGTGCTGATCTTTGCTCTGTGCTGGTTTCCGCTGCATCTGAGTCGCCTGCTGAAGAGGACCATCTACAAATCCCATGATGCACGGCGGTGCGGCTTATTAAA TTTCCTGTTGGTGCTTGACTACTTCAGTATCAACATGGCGACCATCAATTCCTGCATCAATCCCATAATCCTCTTCTTCGTCTCCAAGAAGTTCAAGAACTGCttcaag TATGCTGCCGCTCCATCATGGGACGAGTCTGCAgtacaaacacactga